GGATAATTATGCACAGTGATCCTTACGATACTATTGCCGTTACTATTCGTGGTTTATCGCCAAACTTTATGGAGCAAGACACCAATTTCATGCCAATGAGTAGCTTTAACTCAGTGATCAGTGACGCTAACTTGGCAAAACTGATCAGCTTTGTTCGTGCGAAATTAGGTGATCGTACAGTGCCAGTTACCCCGCAAGAAGTTTCTGATGTGCGTAAGGCATTAGTTGAAGGTGGTTACGCTGGAAATATTCACAGCATGACACTACCAGAAGCTAATGAGCCAAATAGTTTTACGGAATAAGCGGATATCTAAACAGTGTACAGTTTCATTATCTGCTTAACATTCCATCAACAGTAATAACTTTTACAATTTTTATGCAATTTTTCACTGTTTTATATTGCCTCTGTAAAATTTATAAGTATCATCAAATTTCAATCCTTTGAGTAGAGGCGCGCTGCCTATTAGTATCCAGATGGAGGGTGACACCTAAGAAGTCTGGGGAAAGGAGTCGGCGCCGAAGTCATTGTTGTGTCATCAACAGTGGCTGGGTCTGCATTAAATAAGTGCAGAACTGCCATAGTTTACGTAGTCTATGGAGCGCTACCCTAAGGGATACGACGAAGTATTTTTTCTACAGAAATCTGTTTCTCTATCCTTTCGGTAGATCTCCACCTAATATAGGTGTTTAAGAGATCCATGAATCTAGTTCAATATTCTGACTCCCTTTTATCAGTCGTTCCGGCATTACTTGCTGTTATTTTAGCTATCGCCACTCGTCGCGTATTGCTATCACTTGGTCTTGGCATTGTTGCTGGCGCAATCCTTCTTAATGATTACAACCCTTTAGCTGCGCTAAAATACATTGTTCATCAAGTCGTTGGTCTTATTTGGTCTGACGGTGCGGTAAATAGTGGCAACGTGAATATGATCATCTTCATGTTGTTACTAGGCGGTTTGATCAGCCTAATGACAGCAACAGGTGCAACCCGTGCATTTGCTGAATGGGGTTACCGCCGTTGTAAAGATCGCCGCAGTGCAAACATGCTAACAAGCCTAATGGTTTTTGCTTTCTTTATTGATGACTTCTTCCACAGCTTGTCTGTAGGTCCTATTTGTCGTCCTGTGACTGACCGTTTCAACATTTCACGTGCGAAACTGGCATACCTACTGGACTCAACTGCAGCGCCTGTTTGTGTCATTACACCTATTTCATCTTGGGGCGCATACATTATTGCAATCCTTGGCGGTATCCTAGCAACGAACCATATTACTGATATCAGCGCGATTTCATTATTCGTTCAAATGATCCCAATGAACCTATACGCGGTGTTCACACTGCTTATGGTTATCGTGGTTATCTTCTTCCAACTAAACATTGGTCCAATGCGTCAACACGAAGCATGGGCAGAAGAAGGTAAACTATGGGACGAATCAAAAGGTCACCCTAAAGGTCTAGAGATCACAACAGAATCTTCAGGCAAAGGCACGATGATCGACATGGTACTGCCGATCCTAACGTTAACAGTATCAAGTGTTATCTTTATGGTGATCAGCGGTGCAGACGTTCTAGCCTCTCGCGGTGAAGCATTTAGCCTAATTAAATCACTTGAACACACTGATTTAGGTTCATCACTGGTCAACGCCTCACTATGTAGCCTTGCTGTTTCAATGGTATTAGCACTTCGCTTAAAGCTATCACTAAAAACATGGCTAACAGCAGCACCACAAGGTATTCAAGCAATGATGCCTGCGATCGTTATCCTAATGTTCGCATGGACTATCGGTACTGTAGTAAGTGACATGAAAACTGGTCTGTACCTAGCTTCATTAACGAAAGGTGGCTTCCCTACTGAACTACTACCTGCATTAGTATTCGTTCTATCTTGCGCAATGTCTTTCGCGACAGGTACAAGCTGGGGTACGTTCGGTATCATGTTGCCACTAGCGGGTGATATGGCGGTAGCAAGTGATGCTCACCTACTAATGCCTATGCTTTCTGCGGTACTTGCTGGCTCTGTATTTGGCGACCACAGCTCACCAATTTCAAGCACAAGTATTCTGTCGGCAACTGGTGCTGGTAGCCACCACATGGATCACGTGATGACTCAGCTTCCTTACGCTGTAACAGTGGCATTCGGTGCATTATTAGGTTACTTAACCATGGGTATTATGTCGTCAACTATCGCTGGTATCGGCGTAAGTGCACTATGGTTCCTAGCATGTTGTACTATCCACCTTCGTCGTCACAGAAAATACCAACAAGCGGTAACAGCATAAGCTAACTGTCTAAATTCATAATAAATGAGATAACTCCCCGTTCGTTTTATCCTGTAATTGCTTTATGCTTAGGGTTAAACAACGGGGATTTTTTACATCAAATTTAGGAAAGAAACATGGAATACTTACACACAATGATCCGCGTGAGCAACCTAGATGCATCACTGGACTTTTACTGTAATAAGTTAGGATTGGTTGAAGTTAACCGTAAAGAAAGTGAGCGTGGACGCTTTACCCTTGTGTTCCTTGCAGCACCAAGCCAAGCGGAAGCAGCAAAAGAGACCAAATCACCGTTGCTTGAACTGACTTACAATTGGGATCCTGAAGAGTACACTGGCGGTCGTAATTTTGGACACTTAGCGTTTACAGTTGAGAACATTTACGAGTTATGTGCGCGCCTACAAGATAACGGGGTTGTTATCAATCGCCTACCACGTGATGGACACATGGCATTCGTTCGCTCACCTGATGGTATTTCTATTGAATTACTGCAAAAAGGTGATGCACTTGAAGCGCAAGAGCCTTGGGCATCAATGCAAAACCAAGGCGAATGGTAATAAGCGATTCTTGCTACTTGTCAGTGCAAGAGTGCTGGCAAGTAGCTTTTCAAGAAGTGAGGAAATTAAGCTATAGAACAATAATGCCTAGCTGACTTAATAACTGCTCTTGTTGCCAATCACAAATTTTCACTCCTTGTAGATTCACGCGTCGAATATCAACCCCTTCTAAATCCACATGACAAAGATCTGCCCCTTCAAACATACATTGCTGCCAATGTTCAGAAGAAAACTCACCTCGGCTAAGATCAGAGCCTTTCAAAGAAGTGGCTAATAAATTTGCCCCATTCCAACGATTTTCAAACAGCTCGCATTGCTCCAGTTTTACATCTTCAAAGTTGCTATAGCTTAAGTTACAGCCCGTAATATATGCTGAACTAAAGAAGGTATTTTGAGTGATGTAGTTGGAGAACGACGCATACTGAAAATCGGCTCCCTGCAAGTTTGAGCCTCGCATTTCAATGCCAAAGCACTGCGCATGACGAAAATTCGCCATTGATAAATTACAGTTTTTAAAGCTGGCATCTTTGAGTTTAGCGTAGGAAAAATTAGCACCCTGCTCATCACCAGCTTCAATAAAACTACAGCCAATAAAGCTTGCTTCTAACAAATTAGCTCGTGA
The sequence above is a segment of the Photobacterium leiognathi genome. Coding sequences within it:
- a CDS encoding VOC family protein yields the protein MEYLHTMIRVSNLDASLDFYCNKLGLVEVNRKESERGRFTLVFLAAPSQAEAAKETKSPLLELTYNWDPEEYTGGRNFGHLAFTVENIYELCARLQDNGVVINRLPRDGHMAFVRSPDGISIELLQKGDALEAQEPWASMQNQGEW
- a CDS encoding Na+/H+ antiporter NhaC family protein, encoding MNLVQYSDSLLSVVPALLAVILAIATRRVLLSLGLGIVAGAILLNDYNPLAALKYIVHQVVGLIWSDGAVNSGNVNMIIFMLLLGGLISLMTATGATRAFAEWGYRRCKDRRSANMLTSLMVFAFFIDDFFHSLSVGPICRPVTDRFNISRAKLAYLLDSTAAPVCVITPISSWGAYIIAILGGILATNHITDISAISLFVQMIPMNLYAVFTLLMVIVVIFFQLNIGPMRQHEAWAEEGKLWDESKGHPKGLEITTESSGKGTMIDMVLPILTLTVSSVIFMVISGADVLASRGEAFSLIKSLEHTDLGSSLVNASLCSLAVSMVLALRLKLSLKTWLTAAPQGIQAMMPAIVILMFAWTIGTVVSDMKTGLYLASLTKGGFPTELLPALVFVLSCAMSFATGTSWGTFGIMLPLAGDMAVASDAHLLMPMLSAVLAGSVFGDHSSPISSTSILSATGAGSHHMDHVMTQLPYAVTVAFGALLGYLTMGIMSSTIAGIGVSALWFLACCTIHLRRHRKYQQAVTA
- a CDS encoding Qnr family pentapeptide repeat protein, which encodes MHVVGKCYQSECFSGQDLSEAIFENCQFYRCDFSRANLLEASFIGCSFIEAGDEQGANFSYAKLKDASFKNCNLSMANFRHAQCFGIEMRGSNLQGADFQYASFSNYITQNTFFSSAYITGCNLSYSNFEDVKLEQCELFENRWNGANLLATSLKGSDLSRGEFSSEHWQQCMFEGADLCHVDLEGVDIRRVNLQGVKICDWQQEQLLSQLGIIVL